A window of Chaetodon trifascialis isolate fChaTrf1 chromosome 3, fChaTrf1.hap1, whole genome shotgun sequence genomic DNA:
TATTTAGGAGGATTGATATCGTGTCAATAATTTGCTCTTCTTTGCTTaactgtatggattttattttaaaatgctcACACAATTTTATCTCTGTAACATAGAAGTTGACACAGAAACAGTTTAAATGGTACAACTTCCCCTTTAAGAAGTCTGAGCAGACGCTCAGCGCCCAATCGCGGCGCGTAAACTGAATTTTGTTGTTGTCAGCAACCAGCAGATAGTTGTAAGCTAGCGTTAGCCGATGAGCTAACAGTACGAGATCGTTTGCCTCATTTACCGTAATTAAGGGGTAGAGCGGCCAGCAGGAACAGTTGTAAAGGCCAGAGCAGTTGTTGTCACCGGTTGTTTGTCTCCAATATCAGGAAAGATGACTTCTGTATTGGTGAGTGTACTTTAGCTCTAGCTGCACTTGTTAACTTGAGTATCTGATGTGAAGttggtttcctgtttgtaaCGTTAGCTTCACATTCGACGTCtaactacaagtaaaagtaaaaaagtgGACGCGAGCAGTAGATCGTTGCTTTTGTACGATGCGGGAACTTTCTCTTGAACATAATTTACCCCAAACTTAATCATAAATTAGGCTACTTTGACCCTGTTGGATGTGACCTGGGTGCCATGTCCTGTTGTTATTTCAGGCACGTTTTTGAGGTAACGCTAGATTTGGGAATCTGTAGCTAATCCATATTCTGTGATCGAATTAGGTCACACATTTTACAAATGTAAGACCGGAAATAATGGTAATGATGTCCACAATATTTGTATTTCAGGAAATGTCTCCCACAATTtacactttttgtgtttttttgcacTTTGTTGTGTCACACTGTTAGTTACTAATCGCCAtgcttttactgcagtacactacactacactacacatTTACACGTGTGTAATAAACATAGTATATAATTATGAAATCCACGAAGGCTGTATGTCAAATCCTTTCAAAGTAGCATtaaaatgagcatgttttttgccCTTAAAGCTTGcagcatttctgcttttgtagCAAACAAACACCATGTAGGATGGAGTGAAATTGATGAAAACTGGCAGGATGCTGAATGTAGCATAATGTGGTTTGTCATACTTCTGGTTCCTAAAGgctatttaatattttatttatttttttgtcattgacAGTGTTAGACGACTGCCCATTGGAACATTTCCAATTCCTGGATGCATATGAAACTATTCCTATTTGTACAAGCATtgagcaaaataataataataataataataataaatgtacaTTCATTCAGCACCTTGAATCACTTTGTTATCAAGTTTTGGATCAATTGAACAACTAGAGTGCAGTTTTGTTCTTATTGCACCCTGATTTACACCAGGCTAGTATCATAGCTGACCACTTCACTCATATTTGGTCATCCTTTGTTTATGTGTTGAAGAGTATGGGGGTAAAATTTGTGGAAAAATACTCTATATACTGCAGCTGGACCTACTCACCCACTTCGGGTACCTCATAAGCAAGAGGTTTGCTCAAGAAGGTCAAACAAGGTCAGGAAAGTGCAGAAAATTGAGTTATAATGAAAAAAGCAAGTAAAATATGAGTTAAGAGCAGTGTAATGTGTTGCATGGATCCACGTAATCTTGGCGAAGACAATTTGAATATTACATTAATATTACATGACATATCACAACTTTCTTGATAATAATGTAGGATTAAACTAAATGTGAGGCATAACTGTGAGTGATCTGGCTGCTGAAACTGGGCTGGACTGGTCTGATAATGGTCTgctatgggaaaaaaaaaatcacatcaacaAGGAACCAACTTCGTTGATGAGATAATTTATTTACATACAACTatgtaaaaaacacaaatgcaattTAGAAAACGAGTACAAAACTTTACTAAAAACAAGCCTGATCTTCGTTCGCTCAATATATGACGTTTATCCGTCACAATTCCCCAaagtctttttcatttcacagtcaACACTCGACGCCATATTTGTCAAAGTGTCTCATAATGATGCCTAGTTCCAGCTCCACTGTTCCCATGGCTTCGGTGTGCAGTCTGTATCTATCCGCCCCGCTGTATATGAGGTCCGGGCTGCGGAGCTGAGGACCTCCGCCGACAAACATTTGCGCCAACTGCTCTTGCCAGGAGCCGAGCGGCCTCCAGGTCACACAGCTTATCCGGTGATGTCCGGGGCTGGAGGGGACGTGGCAGTACCCGTAACCGTACAGCTGGCAGCGTCCGAAAGAGTCCTGGTGCCACACTTGGACATGAAGCTTTGGCCAGCCTTGCAGTCCTTTAGTCGCGTAGTGCAGATCAATCGGGTGACTCCAGTACGCCATGTCTCCTATTTGGGGGCTATCCACCTGGGTCTGACCCTCCTTCAGCCCAGATAGGAGCCGCCATGCTCCTCCCGTATGAACTCCCCATTTGCAAAACAGGCCGTTTTGCGGGAAACCACTGCCCCCGACGATCTGGCCGATAATATGCAGCTCTGCCATGGTCCAAATGTCCCCTTACACCGAAACATGCGGCACCGAAagtcctctctgctcttcctccgAGTTTAACGGCTAGCAGTTACTAGCACCGTAGCTCACGTCTCCTTGGTAACTCGGTGGTTTAGTTAGGCTCACCCTGGATTTTGCTTGACAGGCGTACCACTTCCTGTCACGATGCTACGGATACTATATTCTTGAATATGAGATCCAAAACCAAACATTGTTTGGGGTTACGTTAGTTTTTCCAACATAATGCCTAGAAAAAAAGCTCATCTCATTGGCAGAGATTGTTCGCCGTGGCACACATTTGCCTGACAGGCTAAGCGCAGGGGATACCGCCCAAAGAAATCGCTGCGTTTGACGTGT
This region includes:
- the b9d2 gene encoding B9 domain-containing protein 2, whose protein sequence is MAELHIIGQIVGGSGFPQNGLFCKWGVHTGGAWRLLSGLKEGQTQVDSPQIGDMAYWSHPIDLHYATKGLQGWPKLHVQVWHQDSFGRCQLYGYGYCHVPSSPGHHRISCVTWRPLGSWQEQLAQMFVGGGPQLRSPDLIYSGADRYRLHTEAMGTVELELGIIMRHFDKYGVEC